The nucleotide window TGAGTGACTTGAACGAATCGGCTTCGATATTGATATTCGATCGTACCTGTTCCAGCACCACGATATTTCCTATGGGAATGTACAAGAACTCAGGATTTACACTTGTCTTTTTTGTTGCCATATCGTTCCCTTTTTTTTAAATTCCGTGATATGTGAAGCGTGAACGCAGGCTCCTGTCCGCCAGAACCGAGGGACAGGCGGGAAAGCCTGCGGCTACCATTCACTATTCACTGACGACTATTCACTGAAGTTACGAGCTATGAGCCATGGGCCATTATTGTTTCACAAATTCCGCTTCACGCAAAGATTCCTGAGCAAGCCTCATTGCCTTTATCTTCATAAGCCTGCTGGTATTTGACCGCTCCCTTTCGTCGAGCTTACCGGTGATAAACTTGATGGTCTCTTGCATACGCGGAATCAAGGTATATTCAAGGGCATTCACCCTGCGTCTGGTCTTCTCAATTTCGTTACTTATGATGCGGATCGCTTCTTCAAGCTCAGCCATTCTTATGAGCTTCGGCAGGAATTCCTTAAGTGATTTAATAGCAACATCAAGCTCAGGAGAAGTATGTATAAACGAGTACATCCCGGCTGATTCACCGAAAGATACATCTATCTTCGGGATTGCCACGCTCATGAGCCGGCGTTTCGTCACAATAAGC belongs to Pseudomonadota bacterium and includes:
- a CDS encoding V-type ATP synthase subunit D, coding for MAERLAINPTRMELLRLRKRLVVAQRGHKLLKDKLDGLTKEFMNLAREYRGFRIEVDEELPYVLKLFVLAEITSSRQITESALESTKQDLQLIVTKRRLMSVAIPKIDVSFGESAGMYSFIHTSPELDVAIKSLKEFLPKLIRMAELEEAIRIISNEIEKTRRRVNALEYTLIPRMQETIKFITGKLDERERSNTSRLMKIKAMRLAQESLREAEFVKQ